The sequence ACACCATAAAAGCCGAAGCCAAGGATATTCGGGACAAATACGTCTGCCCGCCGCATACCACCGATTACGGCATTTTATTTCTGCCGTTCGAGGGCTTATACGCTGAGGCGGTTAAGCAGGGCATGATTGAAATTTTACAGCGGGACTACCGCGTGATGATTGCGGGACCCAGCACAATGGCGGCGCTGCTGAACAGCTTGCAGATGGCGTTTCGTTCGTTTGCGATTCAAAAGCGCAGCGGCGACGTGTGGAAGGTGCTCGGTGCGGTCAAAACCGAATTCGAGAAGTTTGCGGACGTGTTGGAAAACACCCGCACGCGCCTGCGGCAAGCCGACAGCGAACTGGAAAAACTCGTCGGGACGCGCACCAACGTCATGCGGCAGAAACTGCGCAGCGTCGAACAGCTTGACGGCGTCGATGCGGTTCAGGTGTTGGGACTGGAGACCCCGGACGAGAGTGAAACGGAGGAAGAATGATGGACGTTTCAAAACTGATCGGAAACACACCGATTGTCGAGATCGAATACAACGGCAGAACGCTTTTATGCAAGCTTGAAAAATACAACATGACCGGCAGCGTCAAGGACCGTCCGGCGCTCGGGATGATTTTGGCCGCGCAAAAGGATGGAAAACTGGACGGCGGCAAAATTGTGGAACCAACTAGCGGCAACACCGGAATCGCGCTGGCGGCCATCGGCGCCGCGATGGGGTATGAGGTCACGCTGACCATGCCCGAGAGCATGTCGGTCGAACGGAGAAAAATGATCGCCGCCTATGGCGCAAAACTGGTTTTAACCCCCGCCGCAAGAGGCATGTCGGGTGCGATTGAAGCGGCCAAACAGCTCGAGGCCGAAGGCGCTTTTATGCCGATGCAGTTTGAAAATCCAGCCAATCCGGCCAGCCACCGTGCCACCGCGGAGGAGATTTTGCACGACGCCGGAAAAATCGACGCCTTTGTCGCGACCGTCGGTTCGGGCGGTACGTTTACCGGAACCGTACGGGTGCTGAAAGAACAACTGCCGAAACTGCTCTGTGTGGCGGTAGAACCCGCCGAGTCGGCGGTATTGTCCGGCGGACAGCCGGGACCGCATCGGATTCAGGGGATCGGCGCGGGATTTATCCCGAAAAATTACGATCCGACGCTGGCCGACCGTGTTGTCACGGTCAAAGGAGACGACGCGGTCGAAGCGATGAAAACGCTGGGGGCGAAATACGGCCTGTCGGTCGGGATTTCGTCCGGTGCGGCGTTTGAGGCGATGAAGCAGGTGGCCGATTCGCTGCCCGAGGGTTCCCGCATCTGCGGCATTTTCCCGGACGGCGGCGACCGGTACTTATCCTGAGTGTAAAGTTTTATGTCGTAGGGGCGAACTGTGTTCGCCCGCAAATCATGAGCCGATGTCATACGCGGCGGGCGAACAAAGTTCGCCCCTACATTGTGGCCGGCGGGCGAGCGCAGTTCGGCACCATTCCGACAAAGGAAAGGTGAAGTTTACAAGGGAGCGAAATTCGCACGTCGGACAACCGATGGCCATCCTTACGGGATGAATCCCTCCACCGTTTCACGGTCCCCCTCCCTTTAACAAGGGAGGCAAGAGGCCGGAAGCAAGAACCAGCGGGCGATTGCGAATCGCCCCTACACGAATATTGTATGACGGAACGAAAAGGGGCTAGGACATGACGATCAGAGAAGAACTGGAGCGGAAAGAACATCTGATTTTGGCGCCGAATGCCGCGTTTGCAGATGGCAGCAAGGGTCGGGTGCGGCCCGAAAAGCCCTGCGATTACCGCACGGATTTTCAACGGGACACCGACCGGATTGTGCACAGTTCCTCGTTTTCGCGCCTCAAACAGAAGACGCAGGTGTTTTTGTCCCCGCGCGGCGACCACTACACCACCCGCCTGACCCATACGATTCAAGTCGCGATGATCGCCCGCACCATGGCGCGCGCCATGTCGCTGAACGAGAATCTGACCGAAGCCATCGCCATGGGTCACGATGTTGGGCATACGCCGTTCGGGCATGCCGGCGAATGGGCGCTGAATGATTTATGCGAGGATGGTTTTAAGCATTACGAACACAGCGTTCGGGTGCTGCAATGCCTTGAAAAAGACGGCGAAGGGTTGAATCTGACCGCCGAAGTCATCGACGGGATCGTCAACCACACTACGGGAAAATGGTCGGACTGCCTCGAGGGGCGGCTGGTGCGGCTGGCCGACCGGATCGCTTACGTCAACCACGACATCGAGGATGCGGTGCGCGCCGAGATCATCAAGCAGACCGATGTGCCTGCCGAGATCCGCAATGTGCTCGGGCCAACTAAAAGCGCCCGCATCACAACACTGGTCGCGGGGGTCATCAAACACGGCGTTGATTGTGTCGATCCCGGCCCCGGCCCCGAACTGAGCCGATATTTTGATAAATTACACGAATTTATGTTTGAAAGGGTCTACAAGAATCCGGTGGCAAAGAGCGAGGAGAGCAAAGCCGAGGAGATGGTCAAGACCCTATATGCGTATTTTTATAAAAACCCCGCGGAACTCGCCAAACGCGCGCCGGTCGACCCCGAACATTTATCGCAGTCGGTTGCGGATTATATCGCGGGCATGACCGATCGCTATGCGGTGCATACTTTTGAGGAATTGTTTATCCCGCGCGGCTGGGGCCGCTAGCGGGTGAGAACCCGCGGTCAAACGCGAAGCAGAATCTGCGTTCACGTCGTTTCGTAGCCGCGCTTCCGACCTCGGTTCAGATTTCATAAAATGTAGGGAACGGCTATCAGCCGTTCCGTGGTGAGACACCGGTCTCAAACGTTCCGGCAGGATGTCGGATTCAAACGCGTTAGGAAATCTGTTTAACATAAGCGTGGTAGCCGCGTTTCCGACTTTGTGCGGATTTTAAATGAATAAACCGAAAAATCAAAAAAGCGGAGGAGGAATTATGAAAAAACCGAATGTACTGTTTCTGCTGGCGGACGATCAGCGGTTTGATACGCTGGCGGCGCTTGGCAATCCCGATATTCACACCCCGAATCTCGATCGGCTTGCAAGAATGGGGACAAATTTTACACATGCGCACATCATGGGCGGTACCAGCGGCGCGGTCTGTATGCCCAGCCGGGCAATGCTGCACACCGGGAAAACCGTTTTTCACCTGGATCGGTGCGGACAGGAGATTCCCGAAAACCACACGCTGATGGGCGAATGGTTTCAAAAGCACGGCTACAGAACCATCGGCGTCGGGAAATGGCACAACGGCACCTCCTCTTATGCCCGCAGTTTTACCGACGGCGGCAATATCTTTTTCGGCGGCATGAACGACCATTGGAACGTGCCGGTCTGCGATTTTCATGCGGACGGCGTCTATCCGGAGATTGAACCTTATGAATCCCGATTCCATCTCGGGATGCCGTTATTTAAAAACAATGCACGCAAGGACCGCATCGGGGACAAGCACTCCACCGACCTGTTTACCGATCTGATGGAGGAGAAGCTGTCCCAAGAGAGCGACAAGCCGTTTTTCGGCTATGTGGCTTTTATGGCGCCCCACGATCCCCGCACGATGCCCGAAAAATACCGGAAACTCTATGAAGCGGACGGTCTGCGGCTCACCGATAATATCATGCCCTGCCATCCGTTTGACGACGGTGACATGGTTTTGCGCGACGAGACGCTCGCGCCGTGGCCGCGTACACCCCAACTGGTGCGGCGGCATCTGGCCGAATATTATGCCATGATCTCCCACATTGACGACCGTGTGGGTCGGCTGCTTGATCTTCTGGAACAACGGGGTCTCCTCGAAAATACGATTATCGTCTATTCCGGCGACAACGGGTTGGCGATCGGGCAGCACGGATTATTCGGCAAGCAGTCGGTCTATGACCACAGCGTTCGTGTGCCGTTGATTTTAGCCGGACCGGGGATTCCCGCAGGGCAGAAATCGGATGCTTTATGCTATTTATCCGACTGTTTCCCGACGCTGTGCGACCTGTGCGGGCTTGAAATTCCGGAAACCGTGGAGACCAAGAGCTTTGCGCCGGTGCTTCGCGGAGAAAAAAGTGTGCGCGACGATTTATGCTGCGCCTATAAAAATTATGCGCGGTCGGTACGGTACGGCGAATATAAACTCATCGAATGGTATCGGGATGAATCGGCAAATCCGATCAAATGGCCGCTGACTGCCAACTGTCCCGAGGGTGTGGGAACAGGCCCCACCGTGCCGCTCGACGGAAAAGGCACCCGCAAGACGATGTTATTCCGGATTGAAGAAGATCCGGACGAGCTGAATAATTTGGCGGATGACCCGAAATATGCCGCCGAACTCGCCGATCTGCGCACTCGGCTGAAACGGTGGCAAAAGGAAGTTGACGACGGGATACAAACGGATGATCAACGGTAAGGCTATAGAAGACCGGGACGATGTCTGACGGGCGCCACACGGGGCCGCCCCTACGGATTATCGTAAAAATAATTGCCTTTTTTGAAAATTCACCCGAATTGGTTTGACAAAGCCAAAAAATATGTTATAATGACATATTGGTAGATTGGGGGGATATGCTCTGATTGCCGAAAATATTATCAGCGAAATTAAGTATCGCACCAACATAGAACAGCTGATCGGCGAGTATGTTCAACTCAAAAAGAGAGGCACGACTCTGGTCGGCCTTTGTCCGTTTCACTCCGAAAAGACGCCGTCTTTTACGGTATGGCCGCAGGATGGGCATTATCACTGCTTCGGCTGTGGGGCGGGCGGAGACATCATCACCTTTGTCCGTCAGGTCGAGAATCTTGAATACCCGGAAGCGCTTGAGTTTTTGGCCAAACGCGCGGGGATCGAAATTCCGAAGACCGTCTTTGAGCAGGACAACTCCAAACAAAAACTCCGCGTCTTGGAACTCAACCGTTTTGCGGCGCGCTGGTTTCACGAGCGGCTTTTTTCGTCCGAGGGCGCAGCGGGGTTGGCTTATTTTAAAAAGCGGCGGTTGTCGGATAAGACCATCAAATGTTTCGGGCTGGGTTTTGCACCAGCGGGATGGGACAACCTCAAAAAGGCCGCGAATGCTGCGGGATTTTCCGACAACGAACTGGCGGGCGCGTTTTTAGCCGCAAAGAAAAATAACCGGACTTTTGATATGTTCCGCAACCGGGTGATGTTTCCCATCATCGACTCGGCGGGCGGCGTGATCGGGTTCGGCGGAAGAGTCCTCGATGACTCGCTGCCCAAATACATCAACTCTTCGGACACGGTTGTATTCAAAAAAAGCCGCAACCTGTTCGCGCTCAATTTCGCCAAAAAGGCCAAGGCCGGGAATTTGATTTTGGCCGAGGGCTATATGGATGTCATTATGTTGCATCAGGCCGGATTTTCCCAGGCGGTGGCGACGCTCGGGACGGCATTGACGCAGGAACAGGCGCGTCTGATGGCGCGCTATACCGATAAGGTCGTGGTCGCCTACGACAGCGATAAGGCCGGAACGGCCGCTACGCAGCGCGCCTATGAGATTTTGCGCGATGCGGGGATTTCGGCCCGGGTTTTGGAGATGAAAGAGGCCAAGGATCCGGACGAGTACATTAAAAAATTCGGTGCGGATCGTTTTGCCGCGTTGCTCGAAGGCAGTGCAGACGCTCTTTCGTTTAAATTAAGGGCGATTAAGGCAAAATATGATTTAGACCTCCCCGAGGAAAAGACCGCCTGCCTGAAGGAGACGGCTTCGGAACTCGCAAATCTCGAAAGTGACGTCGAAACAGACGTATACGCCGCAAAGGCGGCCGACGATTTATCGGCTGACAAAAAGGCGCTTTTATCCGAGATTACGCGGCTTCGGCGCTCCCGGGCGAAGCGGCGCCAAAAGGAGGAGCTGCGACGCAGCGGACTGCCTCCGTCAGCGCTGGCAAGAACCGAAAAGAACGGTAAATTCGATGCAATCTGCGCCGGGATCATTCGCTATCTGTTTGATAATCCCGCCGACTGCGGGCGTGTCTGCGCGCTGCTTGCCGACGAAAAACTGCCCGATCCATTTTGGGATTCGGTGCTGGACTACGTCAAGGTACGCGCACCCGAGGGCGCAATCGACATTTCGCCGCTCGGAGAAAATTTTACGGTTGAGCAGATGGGAAAACTGTCAAAAATGCTGTCGGGGCCTTCGCCGTGTTCCGACATGAACGAGGTCGGAAAATTCATCGACCGGCTCAAGCTCGATCGACCCATCGACATCGGCGACGATACACAGCTCATGGAACACATCAGTGATCTTCAAAAGAGTAAGAAAAGCTGAAGATACGAAAGGATGACCATTTACATGGAAGACAAAAACAAGAAAAAGAACGCCGAAACACCCGAGGAGAAATCTTTGCCGAAAATGCCGTCTCAGGAGATGATCGGGGAAAAGGACGACTTTTTTGACCAGAAATTCGATGATATCGATCTTGAGGATGAATCGGAAGAAGAAACAGAACTCGAAGAAGACGGGGATTTCGGCGCCGGAGACGAAGAGGACGAGGAGCCGATAACCGTTGACGATATCGACGAAGAAATTCTCAAGAATTTTGATATTGATAAGCTTATTCTCGGTGACGACGGCGAACCCGTCGAAAAAACGGAAAACGAAGAGGATGAATTTGCCGAAGAGGATGCAGAACCGGAGGGCGATATTCCCGATCTCGACATTGAGCCCATCGATATGGAACCGGTCGAAGATCTGCTGGAACCCGACAGTGAGGCCATCAAGGACGTCGAAAGTTTTATCACCGAACTCAACAGTGGTCCGGATCTTGAGACCTCTTTAGCCGTCGACGGTGTTTTGATTGACGACCCGGTCAAGGCCTATCTGAAAGAGATCGGACGGGTCGGACTGCTTTCAACCGAAGAGGAAATCGAGTTGGCAACCCGCATGAACGAGGGTGACGAAAACGCCCGCAAACGTCTGCTCGAAGCCAACCTGCGTCTTGTCGTCAGCATTGCCAAGCGTTACGTCGGACGGGGTCTGCAGTTTTTGGATTTGATTCAGGAGGGCAATCTGGGTCTGATTAAGGCCGTCGAAAAGTTCGACCACACCAAGGGCTTCAAGTTCTCCACCTACGCGACTTGGTGGATTCGCCAGTCGATCACGCGTGCCATCGCCGACCAGGCCAGAACCATCCGTATCCCCGTACATATGGTGGAGTCTATTAATAAGGTGAAAAAAGCCGGGAATCAGATTCTGTATAAGACCGGTCAGGAGGCCACGCCCGAGCAGATCGCAGAGGCCGTCGGCATGACCACGGGCAAAGTACGTGAGATTCTGCGCGTGGCGCAGGAACCGATTTCGCTTGAGACCCCGATCGGTGAAGAGGAAGACAGTCACCTCGGCGATTTCATTCCCGACGACGACGCGCCATCGCCTGCCGATACCGCACATCTGACGATGCTGAAAGAACAGCTCGACGACGTGCTGCGCACCATTACCCCGCGGGAGGCAAAAGTGCTTTTGCTGCGCTTCGGGCTCAAGGACGGACGTCAGCGCACCCTCGAGGAGGTCGGCAGGGAATTTAACGTCACGCGTGAGCGTATTCGTCAGATCGAGGCCAAAGCTCTGCGTAAACTCCGCCACCCCAGCCGCAGCAAACGGCTCAAGGATTTCCTTGAATAATCCGGGAGAAAGGTCTTGTTATGAATATCACCAACATGACGCTTGAAGCGGATTATGCGGTTCGGATCGTGTCGGTTATGGCCAATGAGAATAGACGATTGGATGCCGGTGCGCTTTCGGAACGCACCGGAGTCACACTTCGATTCACATTGAAAATTATGCGTAAGCTTGTTACAGCCGGCATCGCAAAGTCTTACAAAGGCGTCAGCGGTGGTTATGAACTTGCAAAGCCGGCGG is a genomic window of Oscillospiraceae bacterium containing:
- a CDS encoding cysteine synthase family protein, with translation MMDVSKLIGNTPIVEIEYNGRTLLCKLEKYNMTGSVKDRPALGMILAAQKDGKLDGGKIVEPTSGNTGIALAAIGAAMGYEVTLTMPESMSVERRKMIAAYGAKLVLTPAARGMSGAIEAAKQLEAEGAFMPMQFENPANPASHRATAEEILHDAGKIDAFVATVGSGGTFTGTVRVLKEQLPKLLCVAVEPAESAVLSGGQPGPHRIQGIGAGFIPKNYDPTLADRVVTVKGDDAVEAMKTLGAKYGLSVGISSGAAFEAMKQVADSLPEGSRICGIFPDGGDRYLS
- a CDS encoding deoxyguanosinetriphosphate triphosphohydrolase; this translates as MTIREELERKEHLILAPNAAFADGSKGRVRPEKPCDYRTDFQRDTDRIVHSSSFSRLKQKTQVFLSPRGDHYTTRLTHTIQVAMIARTMARAMSLNENLTEAIAMGHDVGHTPFGHAGEWALNDLCEDGFKHYEHSVRVLQCLEKDGEGLNLTAEVIDGIVNHTTGKWSDCLEGRLVRLADRIAYVNHDIEDAVRAEIIKQTDVPAEIRNVLGPTKSARITTLVAGVIKHGVDCVDPGPGPELSRYFDKLHEFMFERVYKNPVAKSEESKAEEMVKTLYAYFYKNPAELAKRAPVDPEHLSQSVADYIAGMTDRYAVHTFEELFIPRGWGR
- a CDS encoding sulfatase-like hydrolase/transferase, coding for MKKPNVLFLLADDQRFDTLAALGNPDIHTPNLDRLARMGTNFTHAHIMGGTSGAVCMPSRAMLHTGKTVFHLDRCGQEIPENHTLMGEWFQKHGYRTIGVGKWHNGTSSYARSFTDGGNIFFGGMNDHWNVPVCDFHADGVYPEIEPYESRFHLGMPLFKNNARKDRIGDKHSTDLFTDLMEEKLSQESDKPFFGYVAFMAPHDPRTMPEKYRKLYEADGLRLTDNIMPCHPFDDGDMVLRDETLAPWPRTPQLVRRHLAEYYAMISHIDDRVGRLLDLLEQRGLLENTIIVYSGDNGLAIGQHGLFGKQSVYDHSVRVPLILAGPGIPAGQKSDALCYLSDCFPTLCDLCGLEIPETVETKSFAPVLRGEKSVRDDLCCAYKNYARSVRYGEYKLIEWYRDESANPIKWPLTANCPEGVGTGPTVPLDGKGTRKTMLFRIEEDPDELNNLADDPKYAAELADLRTRLKRWQKEVDDGIQTDDQR
- the dnaG gene encoding DNA primase, which codes for MGGYALIAENIISEIKYRTNIEQLIGEYVQLKKRGTTLVGLCPFHSEKTPSFTVWPQDGHYHCFGCGAGGDIITFVRQVENLEYPEALEFLAKRAGIEIPKTVFEQDNSKQKLRVLELNRFAARWFHERLFSSEGAAGLAYFKKRRLSDKTIKCFGLGFAPAGWDNLKKAANAAGFSDNELAGAFLAAKKNNRTFDMFRNRVMFPIIDSAGGVIGFGGRVLDDSLPKYINSSDTVVFKKSRNLFALNFAKKAKAGNLILAEGYMDVIMLHQAGFSQAVATLGTALTQEQARLMARYTDKVVVAYDSDKAGTAATQRAYEILRDAGISARVLEMKEAKDPDEYIKKFGADRFAALLEGSADALSFKLRAIKAKYDLDLPEEKTACLKETASELANLESDVETDVYAAKAADDLSADKKALLSEITRLRRSRAKRRQKEELRRSGLPPSALARTEKNGKFDAICAGIIRYLFDNPADCGRVCALLADEKLPDPFWDSVLDYVKVRAPEGAIDISPLGENFTVEQMGKLSKMLSGPSPCSDMNEVGKFIDRLKLDRPIDIGDDTQLMEHISDLQKSKKS
- the rpoD gene encoding RNA polymerase sigma factor RpoD yields the protein MEDKNKKKNAETPEEKSLPKMPSQEMIGEKDDFFDQKFDDIDLEDESEEETELEEDGDFGAGDEEDEEPITVDDIDEEILKNFDIDKLILGDDGEPVEKTENEEDEFAEEDAEPEGDIPDLDIEPIDMEPVEDLLEPDSEAIKDVESFITELNSGPDLETSLAVDGVLIDDPVKAYLKEIGRVGLLSTEEEIELATRMNEGDENARKRLLEANLRLVVSIAKRYVGRGLQFLDLIQEGNLGLIKAVEKFDHTKGFKFSTYATWWIRQSITRAIADQARTIRIPVHMVESINKVKKAGNQILYKTGQEATPEQIAEAVGMTTGKVREILRVAQEPISLETPIGEEEDSHLGDFIPDDDAPSPADTAHLTMLKEQLDDVLRTITPREAKVLLLRFGLKDGRQRTLEEVGREFNVTRERIRQIEAKALRKLRHPSRSKRLKDFLE
- a CDS encoding Rrf2 family transcriptional regulator, giving the protein MNITNMTLEADYAVRIVSVMANENRRLDAGALSERTGVTLRFTLKIMRKLVTAGIAKSYKGVSGGYELAKPAGEISLAEVIEAIDGPFQMARCSGPDECSNPSTKEFCRFKNEFDRISKMVQKEMEKIKF